The Macadamia integrifolia cultivar HAES 741 unplaced genomic scaffold, SCU_Mint_v3 scaffold_31A, whole genome shotgun sequence DNA window TTGTCTCTGAAAACCAGCTTGTCTGGTACCACTTTCACCTCAAACCCATCCATGGCAGTCACCTTAGCCTTATAAGTTGACATCCCATCTCCCACATTTGTCACTCTTCTTTGAAATTCTTGCACAATTTTGGCATCAGAAGAAGAGTCATTGGAATTAAAGAAGGCTATGAATGATGGGTAGTTGAGATCCAAAGATGGGTCTGAACAATTGTAATCAGAAGACCTTGTGATCATCTTGATTTGATTCATGGTGAAATTCAATCCGCAGAGGAGCCTCACATAGTCATCTTTGCCGGCGTCGTAAATTAGTCCTGGCTCCACTGCCTTGTTTGGATTAATTTGACCTGCTCCCATGGCTATTGGACTTGCCATTTGGTTATTGTCTTGGGTATCAATGATGGGGTTGAGAGTATTATCTAAATAATCAGCTGTGGTCATGATGGCTGATCGGATAGCCGCCGGGCTCCATTCCGGATGCGCCGCTTTCAACAGTGCTGCAACTCCGGCTGCATGAGGACAGGACATGGATGTACCTGATATCAGATTGAAGTTGTTGAACAGCCTAACAGATCCATCATTCAAAACTGGTATAGCTTCAGTCCATGATGCCAACACTAGGGAGCCAGGACCCATGACATCAGGCTTCAACACAATTGGGCAACTTGGGGATGGCCCTCTAGAACTGTAGCTAGCCACAGTTGGTGCTGGCTTTGTACCAAGAACTGTTTTTCTAAATTCAAAATTGGCTCTTGGATCAGAGTTCCCTTTGATGTAATCCAACACAGGTTGACCATCCTGAGGGCTTAAGAAAGCCATAGGATATAAGCTCATTATGTAGAATAGTAGATCAGTGTTGTTAGTAATGAAGATTCCTCCAGCTACCTTTGCAGATCTAACATAATAGAATTGATCACTTACAGAATTGTTCTTGTCTTCACAAACCACAATCTTATCTCTAActttcttcaattctttctCACTAGTGCAGGCACCCATGAACACAAGGGGCAATTGGGTTAGGAACATTTTACCGGCATACAGTGTTGCCGCTGTGACTGCTACTCCATTGCCTAGAGTTATGATACCTTTAAATTCACGGTCGACAGTACCGGCAGCGACAGTCATGACCCATGGTGTTCCATTGTGTAGGGTACTTATATAAGGCCCCTCGTTTCCAGCTGAGGTTGATACGAGAATGCCTTTCTCCATTGCTGCAAAAGAGGCAATGGCAATTGCATCAGTGTACAAGGGAGCTCCATCTAAGCCTAAGGACAGAGACAAAATGTCCACCCCATCTAAAATTGCTTGGTCTATTGCAGCAATTTTATCAGATGTGTAGGCACCCTCTTCCCAAAGGGCCTTGTACATGGCCACATGTGCCCTAGGCGCCATCCCTCGAGCCGTCCCACTCGCATACCCAAAGTAAGAGGCACCAGCCACATAGTTGCCGGCAGCTGTTGAAGATGTGTGGGTGCCATGGCCATCGGTGTCTCGGGTTGAATTCATGGAAATGGTTACATTTGGGTTATGACCAACTAGACCTTTGTTGAAGTACCTTGCTCCTACAAGCTTCTTATTGCACATTGAAGAATTGAACTTGGTACCTTCTTCACATTCTCCTTTCCATCTAGATGGAACATCAGACATCCCTTCATCTAGGAAGCTCTCACTCTCCGGCCAAATTCCGGTATCGACTAGCCCAATTATGACATCTTTGCCATAATTTGAAACAGGCCATGCACCTGAGTCAGAATTGAGGCCAAGGAATTCGAATGTGTGGGTTGTATCAATGGTGATTGGCATGTCTAGAACCGACGACACGAAACCCGGGGACTCTTTCAGTGATTCAAGctcagagggagagagaattgCACTAAAGCCATGGATGGCATTAGTGTAAGTATAGATAAGGTTAGAGGtggaactagaactagaactagtaCTAGAACTATAACTGTCAGATACTGAAGAAAGGGTTGCTCTGTACCAACTGTGGTGACTAGAGAAGGCTTTGGGCATGACAGACAAGTCCATATGAACAatataaatatttgattgtgCTACTATGGAGGTCAGAAGTGAAGAATGAAAAAGGATAAGAAACccataaaagaagaagaagaagaagaagcagcttGGGTTAGCCATGGCTGGGGATACTGTAACAATCATCTTAGGCTAGGTGTTTATAAAGAAGAAATTGAttgttcccttttctttttttctggtttgCCCATTTTGTGGATTCCCTTGTCCATCAACTTCATGGAATAGATAGATTAAAGGAGATTCTTATCTGGACCTCCATGATTCTTAAGCCCATGTGGTTGTGGTCTATGCAAGGCTAAGAGTTTACTTCCTTGATAGAACAACCTATCCATCCAGACAACATACAGGTTGGTGATGGCGTCATTGCCTTTGTTTGAGGTAGCCTTCAATACCACCCACTTGTTGTAGTAACTAGTAAGTAGTAAGTACACATGGGGAGCTATAGAGTATAGAGGTTGGTTACTTAAATTTCCTAATAATGCATGCTCTAAGACTCAGTGAGTCAAGTCggtattaattatttttcatgaTGACCCGTGAACTGACTTGGCAGCAACCGCTGATATATCTATCAACTCGGATCAGTAGGATCATGAGTGTGAGTCAGACCTTTGGAATTTTGTAACATTGCCAGCGTCAAGTGTCGGCTAACTTTCACTCACTTTGTTACCACTCCAAGAAGATGGCATTGAGTGGATAATTGGgtctctttcttatttctacttttttttttatatatataaaaagaaggaaagagatgaGATAACCCAACAAAATGGAAAATCTGCATTCACAAGTATCAAACTCTATAAACTGGATAAGATAACTGATGAGAGTGAAAAGAAGGTAAGGGGCTACCTCAGCTTCACATAATGTGTTATATACATGAAACATACCCACTATCACTTGGACTTAGGAGTACCTATCTGAGAACGATGGGCGTGGTCCTCCAACTTATTTCTTTGATTCAAGGTTTATCATGGTGTTAGTAATCAGAATAGGATCGGGCGAATTGTCATATATAAATGGCATTCAGCTGAGCTTAATCTCGATTCTAACTCATTCTTGCAATCCTCTTTTGAATCACCTATATTCATATTCGATTTTCATTTTTCGCATTTATTActtcttttttcaaaagaaagaagatacaCAAGCAATAGCTTCAAAGGCTAGACAAGGGCGGAAaccctagcaaaaaaaaaattaaacaaccaATGAAGGGGGATACACCAAAACCTAAGGGGGATTGACTAAACAGACAAAAAAACAAAGCGAGTGAGGGTGGAGAggagaaaataaacaaagaaaaagataatacACCGAAAATTAGGGGGAAGGAATCAAAGGAAGATCGTGAGAAAAGGCAAGATACCTATTTCTATCGATAAGGCCACACAACATACTTGTGaaggattttaagaaacttATTAAATGTATCCCTTTGTAGCAAACCCGACCCCCGCCCCCCNNNNNNNNNNNNNNNNNNNNNNNNNNNNNNNNNNNNNNNNNNNNNNNNNNNNNNNNNNNNNNNNNNNNNNNNNNNNNNNNNAAAGtttattgaataaaataaataaataaataaataataaaaaacagattttgagaaattttttgtttattccaattccaattccaatttcaatgTTTCAAGTTAATTTTTTACTAGTCCAATCCAGTCCGCATCGGAATCAATGAAGATCAATCTGATGTCCAATTCCAGTAAGATAGCGGGCCACATTAGTTCATCTATTATGATAATGCTAATCTCTTTTAGAGTTTTTCTAATTTCTCGTGGTTGTATTTTCTTCCATATATGGAGAGTGTTATACACCACCTACCAAtagagattttcatttttggcctttgttaccatttttttttagacgaatagaaaatatataaaagaaaaaaagaagatgcaCAATCAATAGCTTCAAAGGCTAGACAAGCGTGAAAACCCTAgcaaagaaaattaaacaatcAACAAATGGGATACACCAAAAACCAAGAGGGGTGGactaaacaaacaaaaaaaagaggggaataCCCAAAAGGGGGCGGgggagaaacaaagaaaaaaggataaTACACCAAAAATTAGGGGGGAGAAACAAATGGAAGATCGAAGACAATAAGATGTCTATTTCTATCAGTATCAGGGCACATAACATACTTGTGAGGATTTTAAGAAACTCAATTAAATGTATCTCTTAAACCTTACCCCTCCTCCCCCACCCCTAAAGTTTATTGggtcaaaaaaaaattgaagatattgagaaattttttgtttatttcaattccaatttcaatgTTTCGAGTTCTTGACTATTCCAATCCAATCCGCATCAAAATCAATGAAGACCAATCTGATGTCCAATCCCCTTTAGTTCATCTATTATGATAATGCTAatctcttttagggttttctaaTATCTTGTGGTTCTATCTTTCGTAAATGGAGAGTGTTATACACCACCTACCATAGAGATATTTCATACAGCCACATATGAGCCAACAAAATAAAGAGGAAGCCCTACTATATGCTTTAACAGCCATAGTGCAGGAAGCGAGCTTAGATCACTTGTCCCAAAATTTTCTCAAAGACAAATGTCAAAAAggggttaaaaaaatatatattgtcaTTGTACTTTAAACTGGGCTGTATATAAGAGAAAGAGTCACAATAATTGTAACCTACTACACGAGATTTGTCAAATGCATGACCccagaagagggagaaaaattCATATTTCCTTGTATCGAACAATTTTATATCTTTTCAAATGTTGGCAGACTctctattttcaaatttcacTTTCATTATATCCTATATGGGAGGATGGAAGCCTCGCTTTTATGCTACCGGTTGTATCGGGGCCACAATGAGTTCCAGGTTTGGTCCTCTGATAGGCATTCTAGCTAGCCGTGTCAGAATCTTGCCTCTATACCACTTATCAGAGACTTCCATAGAATTAAAGAAAAGGTGTACTCAATGCACAAGCCTCCCATATGTGCGAAGTTCGGGAGGTGGGGTGATCGAGAACTGTGCAACCTTTCCCTAAGAATGTCAGAGACTGTTTCGATCCCTTAACCCCCAAGGCACAATATTAGTACATTACCGTTGGATCAAACGTGCCCATTAGAGACTTGGATAGAATTCATCCTAAAATATTAGCTATTAAGAAGAGGATGCCCAATTACCAATAAGTCTTCATATGAAGATGTTCACTTATGTTGTAAGATTATTACTTCCGCAATCCACGTAAAAACCCAACATAATTAACCAACTCCAAAGGAAGTTTTACTAGGCAGTGGCCCAAGAGAACTTTAATCTCATCAACAATCACGTGGTGATGAGGTCTTGAGCAAGCAATTATATTGTACTTGATTTGGGTACTTTAGAATTTAGAAATCCTCCAAACAAGTAATAATTGTGACAACTGTACCACGGAAATGGACATACAAAACAGCTTGCTTTAAAATATCAGCAACTAAGACTTGTGAAACAAcaccaagaaagagagaagcttCTGAGttccttatatatataatcaCTTCAATCACATTCaattaagagaaaataaagtggagaagaattttcagtttctttgtTTGTTCTCAGTCACTGAAAAACCATCCAACCGCACGTCTCGTGAGGATGAGAGTTTCAGGGTACGTTTGTTTGTTTccccaaagaaaaggaaaaggaaaaatggaaatatCTCTATGGGTTGGCAAGAATATGGAAAGCCAAATTGACAGGTGGGTAGCCTCTTTGTGTCTGTTTCGTGTTTCTTTCACTTGTTCCCATCATGTAACAGGTGCAAAGcacaagtctctctctctctctctctctctctctctctctaattggCTAGTTTTAACAAAACCAAGAGAACCAGTAATGGAGGAGATCATTGTTTCCAAGCACAATGTTGCTTTTGTATGTTATTCTCAATTCTAAGATTCAAACTTCTTGTGGGTTCCTCTCTCTACTATGTCAAATAATGGGATACCAAGTGAAGTACTCAGTGCATGGTTGGTCACATACGAAACCTATTTTAATAATCAAATCCAATGTTTATACATTCCAATTAAAAAGGCCTAGTTATGGGTAATGCTTGGACGCAACCCATTGAAACACCCTTAACAATTTTTCTGAGGGATAAAGATTCATGAGAAACACGAGATGGTTATTTTTCTTGGGGGGAGGGGCTTATAGATGAAATCTTAGACCCAACGACCACAATTATAAATAAACAGTTACATAAACTTATCTGGAGGTAGTAAAtagtttaaaaagaaaaaaaatgtgcaagcCTTTTGGTAAGAGAATGGCCCCTATGCCGGATTCAAGGATACACACCTC harbors:
- the LOC122071621 gene encoding subtilisin-like protease SBT3, with protein sequence MIVTVSPAMANPSCFFFFFFFYGFLILFHSSLLTSIVAQSNIYIVHMDLSVMPKAFSSHHSWYRATLSSVSDSYSSSTSSSSSSTSNLIYTYTNAIHGFSAILSPSELESLKESPGFVSSVLDMPITIDTTHTFEFLGLNSDSGAWPVSNYGKDVIIGLVDTGIWPESESFLDEGMSDVPSRWKGECEEGTKFNSSMCNKKLVGARYFNKGLVGHNPNVTISMNSTRDTDGHGTHTSSTAAGNYVAGASYFGYASGTARGMAPRAHVAMYKALWEEGAYTSDKIAAIDQAILDGVDILSLSLGLDGAPLYTDAIAIASFAAMEKGILVSTSAGNEGPYISTLHNGTPWVMTVAAGTVDREFKGIITLGNGVAVTAATLYAGKMFLTQLPLVFMGACTSEKELKKVRDKIVVCEDKNNSVSDQFYYVRSAKVAGGIFITNNTDLLFYIMSLYPMAFLSPQDGQPVLDYIKGNSDPRANFEFRKTVLGTKPAPTVASYSSRGPSPSCPIVLKPDVMGPGSLVLASWTEAIPVLNDGSVRLFNNFNLISGTSMSCPHAAGVAALLKAAHPEWSPAAIRSAIMTTADYLDNTLNPIIDTQDNNQMASPIAMGAGQINPNKAVEPGLIYDAGKDDYVRLLCGLNFTMNQIKMITRSSDYNCSDPSLDLNYPSFIAFFNSNDSSSDAKIVQEFQRRVTNVGDGMSTYKAKVTAMDGFEVKVVPDKLVFRDKYEKLCYKLRIKGPKRMKQIVVHGALSWVEVGGNHVVRSPIVVTSLSSEPLSGNG